From one Rosa rugosa chromosome 4, drRosRugo1.1, whole genome shotgun sequence genomic stretch:
- the LOC133745796 gene encoding alpha-glucan water dikinase, chloroplastic-like translates to MQSSGMPWPGNEGEQRWEQAWLAIKKVWASKWNERAYFSTRKVKLDHDYLCMAVLVQEIINADYAFVIHTTNPSSGDSSEIYAEVVKGLGETLVGAYPGRALSFISKKNALDSPQVLGYPSKPVGLFIRRSIIFRSDSNGEDLEGYAGAGLYDSVPMDAEEEVVLDYSSDPLVTDGNFQKTILCSIARA, encoded by the exons ATGCAAAGTTCAGGAATGCCTTGGCCTGGTAATGAGGGTGAACAACGATGGGAACAAGCATGGTTGGCTATAAAAAAG GTCTGGGCTTCAAAGTGGAATGAGAGAGCATACTTCAGCACAAGAAAAGTGAAATTAGACCATGATTATCTTTGCATGGCTGTCCTTGTTCAAGAAATAATAAATGCCGACTATGCATTCGTTATTCACACAACTAACCCATCTTCAGGAGACTCGTCGGAGATATATGCCGAG GTTGTCAAAGGTCTTGGAGAAACCTTAGTTGGAGCTTATCCTGGACGTGCCTTAAGTTTTATTAGCAAGAAAAATGCTCTGGACTCTCCTCAG GTGTTAGGTTACCCTAGCAAACCGGTTGGCCTCTTTATCAGACGGTCCATAATCTTCCGATCCGATTCCAATGGTGAAGATCTTGAAGGTTATGCTGGTGCAGGCCTTTATGACAG TGTGCCTATGGATGCGGAAGAGGAAGTCGTGCTTGACTACTCATCTGACCCACTCGTTACTGATGGGAACTTCCAAAAGACAATTCTGTGCAGCATTGCTCGCGCATGA